A single region of the Gossypium arboreum isolate Shixiya-1 chromosome 12, ASM2569848v2, whole genome shotgun sequence genome encodes:
- the LOC108484107 gene encoding leucine-rich repeat receptor-like serine/threonine-protein kinase BAM1, giving the protein MRWLLCLQLFLLLHISHCSGARTVLEFQALLAVKSSITGDPQSYLSNWNATIPLCSFTGVTCDYTGRHVTSLDLSYFNLSGTLSPSFSHLRFLQNFSLAANQLYGPIPTELAALSALRYLNLSNNVFNGSFPTQLSQLKNLQVLDLYNNNMTGDLPISVTDLPNLRHLHLGGNFFTGQIPASYGRWEHLEYLAVSGNELGGRIPPEIGNLEKLQELYIGYYNSFEGGLPPEIGNLSELVRFDAANCMLSGEIPPEIGKLQKLDTLFLQVNALSGSLTPELGTLKSLKSMDLSNNMLAGEIPESFADLKNLTLLNLFRNKLHGQIPGFIGELPELEVLQLWENNFTGSIPQTLGSNRKLQLLDLSSNKLTGTLPPDMCSGNTLHTLITLGNFLFGSIPESLGKCESLSRIRMGENFLNGSIPKGLFRLPKLTQVELQDNYLTGEFPVTDSSISLNLGQISLSNNRLSGPLPATVGNFSGVQKLLLDGNKFSGPIPAEIGNLQQLSKMDFSHNKFSGPVAPGISKCKLLTFVDLSRNELSGEIPTEITGMRILNYLNLSRNHLIGSIPSSISTMQSLTSVDFSYNNLSGLVPSTGQFSYFNYTSFLGNPQLCGPYLGPCKDGVTSGTHQSHVKGGLSASLKLLLVIGLLVCSILFAVAAIIKARSLKKASDSRAWKLTAFQRLDFTCDDVLDCLKEGNIIGKGGAGIVYKGIMPNGNQVAVKRLPAMSLGSSHDHGFNAEIQTLGKIRHRHIVRLLGFCSNHETNLLVYEYMSNGSLGEVLHGKKGGHLHWDTRYKIAVEAAKGLCYLHHDCSPLIVHRDVKSNNILLDSDFEAHVADFGLAKFLQDSGTSECMSAIAGSYGYIAPEYAYTLKVDEKSDVYSFGVVLLELVSGRKPVGEFGDGVDIVQWVRKMTNSKKEGVLKILDPRLPSVPLHEVMHVFYVAMLCVEEQAVERPTMREVVQILTELPKASDSKQGDPTVTESSHSPTSTLESPNNATTKDPMPQSPTPDLLSI; this is encoded by the exons atGAGGTGGCTCCTCTGCCTACAACTGTTTCTTCTCCTCCACATTTCCCATTGCTCTGGCGCACGAACCGTGTTGGAGTTTCAGGCGCTTTTGGCTGTTAAATCCTCCATTACCGGCGACCCTCAATCATATCTCTCCAATTGGAATGCAACCATTCCGCTTTGCTCATTTACTGGCGTCACCTGCGACTACACCGGTCGTCACGTGACATCCCTCGACTTAAGTTACTTCAACCTCTCCGGAACTCTTTCTCCTTCGTTTTCCCACCTCCGATTCCTCCAAAACTTTTCCCTCGCTGCCAACCAACTTTACGGTCCGATTCCGACGGAACTTGCGGCCCTCTCCGCTCTCCGTTACCTCAACCTTTCCAACAATGTTTTCAACGGTTCTTTCCCCACCCAACTTTCCCAACTCAAAAATCTCCAAGTCCTCGATTTGTACAACAACAACATGACGGGAGACTTGCCGATTTCCGTCACCGACCTTCCTAACTTACGCCACTTGCATTTGGGAGGGAACTTTTTCACCGGTCAGATCCCGGCAAGTTATGGTCGTTGGGAGCATCTTGAGTATTTGGCCGTCTCAGGTAACGAACTCGGCGGTAGAATCCCACCGGAAATCGGTAACTTGGAAAAGCTGCAGGAGTTGTACATTGGTTATTACAATAGTTTTGAAGGTGGTTTGCCACCCGAGATCGGGAACTTGTCGGAACTCGTCCGTTTCGACGCTGCGAACTGCATGCTATCAGGCGAAATACCACCGGAAATCGGCAAGTTGCAGAAGCTTGATACATTGTTTCTCCAAGTCAATGCACTCTCTGGTTCATTAACTCCCGAGCTGGGAACCTTGAAAAGCTTGAAATCCATGGATTTATCGAACAATATGCTAGCCGGAGAGATTCCAGAGAGTTTCGCGGACCTCAAAAACTTGACTCTTCTTAATCTTTTCAGAAACAAGCTTCACGGGCAGATTCCTGGGTTCATAGGTGAGTTGCCCGAGTTGGAGGTTCTACAATTATGGGAAAATAACTTCACCGGAAGTATTCCTCAAACGTTGGGAAGTAATAGAAAGCTTCAGCTTCTCGACCTTTCGTCGAATAAGTTAACGGGGACTTTGCCGCCGGATATGTGTTCCGGCAACACGTTGCATACGTTGATTACTTTGGGGAATTTTTTGTTCGGTTCAATTCCAGAATCGTTGGGGAAATGTGAATCGCTCAGTCGGATTCGAATGGGGGAAAATTTTCTCAACGGATCAATCCCAAAAGGCCTTTTCAGGTTACCTAAGCTTACTCAAGTTGAGCTGCAAGATAACTATTTAACCGGAGAGTTTCCAGTTACTGATTCTTCCATTTCACTGAACCTTGGGCAAATTAGTTTATCAAACAATCGCCTTTCGGGGCCTTTACCAGCAACTGTCGGTAACTTCTCAGGCGTTCAGAAGCTGCTTCTTGATGGGAATAAGTTTTCAGGTCCAATCCCAGCTGAGATTGGCAACTTGCAACAACTTTCAAAGATGGATTTTAGCCATAACAAGTTTTCAGGCCCTGTTGCTCCGGGAATTAGTAAATGCAAACTGTTAACCTTCGTTGATCTTAGTCGAAACGAGCTTTCGGGTGAGATTCCTACTGAGATCACAGGTATGAGGATATTAAACTACCTGAATCTGTCAAGAAATCATCTTATTGGTAGCATTCCTTCATCAATATCTACCATGCAAAGTTTAACTTCAGTTGATTTCTCGTATAACAATCTTTCGGGTTTGGTTCCGAGCACCGGTCAGTTTAGCTACTTCAACTACACCTCATTTTTGGGGAACCCTCAACTTTGTGGCCCTTATTTAGGGCCTTGCAAAGATGGGGTTACTAGTGGAACTCATCAAAGTCATGTTAAAGGTGGACTCTCTGCTTCTTTGAAGCTTTTGCTTGTCATTGGGTTGCTTGTCTGCTCGATCTTGTTTGCAGTCGCGGCTATAATCAAAGCAAGATCCTTGAAAAAGGCGAGCGATTCTCGGGCTTGGAAGTTAACTGCTTTCCAGCGCTTGGAttttacttgtgatgatgttttggatTGTCTGAAGGAGGGTAATATAATCGGCAAAGGAGGTGCCGGGATTGTTTACAAGGGAATTATGCCTAATGGTAATCAGGTTGCAGTTAAAAGGTTACCAGCAATGAGCCTAGGGTCTTCTCATGATCATGGATTCAATGCTGAGATACAAACGTTGGGCAAGATTAGGCACAGGCACATTGTGAGATTGTTGGGTTTTTGCTCAAATCATGAGACAAATCTTTTGGTTTATGAGTATATGTCCAATGGTAGTTTGGGAGAGGTTCTTCATGGGAAGAAAGGGGGTCACTTGCACTGGGATACCAGATATAAGATTGCAGTTGAAGCTGCTAAGGGGCTTTGCTACCTTCATCATGATTGTTCCCCTTTGATAGTCCATCGAGATGTGAAATCGAACAACATCCTCCTGGACTCGGATTTTGAAGCACATGTTGCTGATTTTGGCCTTGCCAAATTTCTGCAAGATTCCGGCACTTCTGAATGCATGTCTGCTATAGCTGGTTCATATGGATACATCGCTCCAG AATATGCCTACACGCTTAAGGTGGATGAGAAGAGTGATGTGTATAGCTTTGGTGTAGTCCTCTTAGAACTTGTTAGTGGCAGAAAACCAGTAGGTGAATTTGGTGATGGTGTGGACATTGTTCAATGGGTCCGAAAAATGACTAATTcaaagaaggaaggagttctgaAAATCCTCGACCCAAGACTTCCGTCAGTACCCCTCCATGAAGTAATGCATGTATTCTATGTAGCAATGCTGTGTGTTGAAGAACAGGCTGTGGAGAGGCCAACAATGAGGGAAGTTGTTCAAATTCTAACAGAACTCCCGAAAGCATCAGACTCAAAGCAAGGAGACCCCACAGTAACAGAGTCCTCACATTCACCAACCTCAACTTTAGAGTCTCCTAATAATGCCACAACGAAGGACCCAATGCCTCAATCACCAACGCCCGATCTTCTTAGCATTTAA